The Aedes aegypti strain LVP_AGWG chromosome 1, AaegL5.0 Primary Assembly, whole genome shotgun sequence sequence GTTGTAATGAGAATTAAACGCTTTCTTCAAAATTCTACCTGTTattgtatgaaactgctttattcGAAACGTCCATTGCGATACGTATTTAGTTTTCATATGTAAAAGGTCACTACCATCTACCTTTTTTCGTCGTTTTTGTTACACCGTCCAGCTTCATAGATGATGGTAGACGCATAGACGCAAATTCAGTAACATTTCGGGTACGATGTGAACTCATGTTTAATTTCTTTTGTAAAGCAGATAACAGAATTCACATAGACTCACGTAGTGTCGTTTTAGCGGAAGCGTGTGAACTGAACAACACTTAtatgaaactgatttttcagcaACAAAAGCTCTTTCGACATCCACCGTGCGTGAGATCGAAATATTCTCTTAGGAACATGTCTGTTTATACAACACATATGGAAAAATCGATATCCAAGTAGAAAATTTGGTTTCGTCACTGTTTTCAGACAATTTCAACAAATCACAAAATTTATCACGATTACGTAAATACTAAACTTGCCTGTTCCAGTCTGTTTCGATCTTTAACCAATTCTGTAGAAACCTTCTGAAACCTAAATTAATCCGAACTAGGTAATTTAGAACTTTACGATTCTGTCAAATCATTTATTGAAGCTTTCAATATCTACATTCACATATCAACATTTAGAAAGTTGACCACAACCAACAGTCCAACTACCCAGATTGGAGCTGCTCTATTAGCCAAACCGAACGATCTCGACGATTTGACTTCAGGTGGACCTGTTGCGATCATCGGGCCTTGCGGGTCAACACTGCTCGAGGTACTAGTTTCAGTTGCATTCTCTCCATCCGGCTGGATAGTGTAAATGCCCTGATCTTTCTCCGTACTAGTAGCAGGAGTCTTCACATTCCGATTACAAGCACTTTTCGGAGGGGTAATGGATGCCGTGTTAGGTGTGACGATTTTCGGTGGTTCCGTTGTGCTCAAGGCGCCTTCCGTCTGATTTGTGACCTGAACGCCAGTCTCGTCTTTTTCGGGAGTCTGCCCGTTCTTCATTTCAACTTTCAAAGTATTCGCCTCATCCGAGCCGTTCTTCTTAGAAGCAAAATCAATCACGGTCGATGAATTAACTGGTGAAGTTCCTGGTACAGAAGGATTCGCTTTCGCTTCGGTTCGCTGGAAATGGATCGTATCAACTACATCCACCAACTTCCCATCGGACGTCTTCTTCACACGATGAACCATCGAAGTGCACTCGCTGGATACGCTATCATCCGTACATAGGGAACATTGTTGCATATTCTCCTTGGGGCGTTCGCTACAGAACGCAACATCTCCGGTGCACCCTTGCCGATACAGAACCTTTTTCGTCGTGGGGTCGTTCTCTTCTAGCTGGAAGCACTGATGAACGTGTTTGGGTTTGTTGGGATTTATGATCAAACCACAGTCTTCCAGAAAGATTTTACTTTGACAATCATCCCAGCTAATGTTTGATTCGCAAGCCTTACACTGCAGCGATTGAGCTGTTGAAGACAAAGGATATTCTCTGATCAGTTAGGTAAACGAGAATAAAAATTCACTGACTGTGTTACCTGATGAGGTAAGTCCCACGAGAGTCAGAAGAAAAAACCCGAACGCCATCGCGGATTGGTGTCAAACCTCGAACAGGTTGAACTCGTTTTTGAAAATCGCATTGGATTCTGGTGGCTGGATTGTTCTAGACTACCTTATCAGCACACCGAATGCATTGGATGCAGTTTGCGGTTATTTTTCAGTTAGTCGAAACAGTTGGCAACGGTCATGGTTCAGGGTTGAGGTTGTTTGGAATCCACGTTACTTCAGTGGGGCGTACTAATATATGTGTTTTACTAAGGAATACATAAACGCATTTTAGGAGGATTGATTTTGCAGATGTTTCGATACACATCTGTACCA is a genomic window containing:
- the LOC110675348 gene encoding uncharacterized protein LOC110675348 is translated as MAFGFFLLTLVGLTSSAQSLQCKACESNISWDDCQSKIFLEDCGLIINPNKPKHVHQCFQLEENDPTTKKVLYRQGCTGDVAFCSERPKENMQQCSLCTDDSVSSECTSMVHRVKKTSDGKLVDVVDTIHFQRTEAKANPSVPGTSPVNSSTVIDFASKKNGSDEANTLKVEMKNGQTPEKDETGVQVTNQTEGALSTTEPPKIVTPNTASITPPKSACNRNVKTPATSTEKDQGIYTIQPDGENATETSTSSSVDPQGPMIATGPPEVKSSRSFGLANRAAPIWVVGLLVVVNFLNVDM